The following proteins are encoded in a genomic region of Enterocloster clostridioformis:
- the ispE gene encoding 4-(cytidine 5'-diphospho)-2-C-methyl-D-erythritol kinase, producing the protein MIKHLRLKAYGKINLALDVLGRREDGYHEVRMIMQTVGLHDRIDLYATQEPGIRIETNLFYLPDNEQNLAHKAAGLLMEEFGIRQGLSIHLRKFIPVSAGMAGGSTDAASVLFGVNKMFGLGLSTGELMERGVTLGADIPYCLMRGTALSEGIGEKLSPLPPMPQCQVLIAKPGISVSTKVVYESLDAMKLMPSDHPDIDGMIDAIRSQNLREVAGRFGNVLELVTGEKYPAISRIEQVMRDYGALGAMMSGSGPTVFGLFANPRAAQAAYEDLRFGKASELAKQVYLTNFFNVKRNGQDRV; encoded by the coding sequence ATGATAAAACACTTACGCTTAAAAGCATATGGAAAGATTAACCTGGCTCTGGATGTGCTGGGCCGGAGGGAGGACGGCTATCATGAGGTGCGGATGATCATGCAGACCGTGGGGCTTCACGACCGGATTGACCTGTACGCCACCCAGGAGCCGGGCATCAGGATAGAGACCAACCTGTTTTATCTGCCGGATAATGAGCAGAACCTTGCCCATAAAGCGGCCGGGCTGCTGATGGAGGAGTTCGGCATACGCCAGGGCCTGTCCATCCATCTGCGCAAGTTCATCCCCGTGTCAGCAGGCATGGCGGGAGGAAGTACGGACGCTGCCTCCGTTCTCTTTGGAGTCAATAAAATGTTCGGCCTGGGCCTGTCCACCGGGGAGCTGATGGAGCGAGGCGTGACCCTGGGAGCGGACATCCCCTACTGCCTTATGCGGGGAACCGCCCTGTCTGAGGGAATTGGCGAGAAGCTGTCGCCCCTGCCTCCCATGCCCCAGTGCCAGGTGCTCATAGCCAAGCCGGGTATCAGCGTGTCCACCAAGGTGGTGTACGAGAGTCTGGACGCTATGAAGCTTATGCCTTCGGACCATCCCGACATAGACGGTATGATAGACGCCATCCGCAGCCAGAATCTGCGGGAGGTGGCAGGCCGGTTCGGGAATGTATTGGAGCTGGTGACCGGAGAGAAATATCCGGCCATTTCAAGGATTGAACAGGTCATGCGTGACTATGGGGCTCTGGGGGCAATGATGAGCGGAAGCGGTCCCACGGTATTCGGGCTTTTTGCCAATCCGAGGGCGGCGCAGGCAGCCTACGAGGACCTGCGTTTCGGCAAGGCGTCGGAGCTGGCAAAACAGGTGTATCTGACCAATTTCTTTAATGTGAAAAGAAATGGGCAGGACAGAGTATAA
- a CDS encoding GntR family transcriptional regulator, with the protein MENNFKVNMNEYLPLRDVVFNTLRQAILKGELAPGERLMEIQLAEKLGVSRTPIREAIRKLELEGLVLMIPRKGAEVAKISEKSLRDVLEVRRSLEELAIELACQRMSEDDMAELERVQGNFKNAIDRGEAMSIAQSDEQYHDVIYQGTRNDKLVQMLGNLREQMYRYRLEYIKDEDKRQVLLVEHEHILNALKNRNIAEAKKAAREHIDNQEITVSRNIKEQEQEPAAPVRGRK; encoded by the coding sequence ATGGAAAATAATTTTAAGGTTAATATGAACGAGTATCTTCCGCTCCGGGATGTGGTGTTCAACACCCTGCGTCAGGCCATACTGAAGGGAGAGCTGGCTCCGGGGGAAAGGCTGATGGAAATTCAGCTGGCAGAAAAATTAGGCGTCAGCAGAACCCCGATCAGGGAAGCTATCCGCAAGCTGGAGCTGGAGGGCCTGGTGCTTATGATTCCCAGAAAGGGCGCTGAGGTGGCCAAGATATCTGAGAAGAGCCTGCGGGATGTTCTGGAGGTGCGCCGATCCCTGGAAGAACTGGCCATTGAGCTGGCCTGCCAGCGGATGTCGGAGGACGACATGGCTGAACTGGAACGGGTGCAGGGCAACTTTAAAAATGCCATTGACCGGGGAGAGGCCATGAGCATTGCCCAGTCGGATGAGCAGTATCATGACGTCATCTACCAGGGGACACGCAACGATAAGCTGGTGCAGATGTTAGGCAACCTGCGTGAGCAGATGTACCGCTACCGCCTGGAATATATAAAGGACGAGGACAAAAGGCAGGTGCTTCTGGTGGAGCACGAGCACATTCTGAACGCCCTTAAGAACCGCAACATAGCCGAGGCAAAAAAGGCGGCCAGGGAACATATAGACAACCAGGAGATTACGGTTTCACGCAACATAAAGGAGCAGGAACAGGAGCCGGCCGCACCGGTGCGGGGGAGGAAATAA
- the spoIIR gene encoding stage II sporulation protein R gives MKYKISLCISALCFFTAFLILMASRTTGEEALASRIAPEILRFHVLAESDSARDQNLKLGVKGLVLDYIRSQVPEDTDKEQLEQWIEGNKTSIEAMAQDWLADQGASYPVKLELTRDYFPTKSYGDMVFPCGTYDAVRITIGSGKGRNWWCVLYPSLCYTDAIHAVVPDSSRKTLSSLLAEDDYDALLSPLGRTKQPQQKPEVHVRFRLMDLFQKKG, from the coding sequence ATGAAATACAAAATAAGCCTGTGCATATCCGCACTTTGTTTTTTTACTGCATTTCTCATTCTTATGGCATCCCGCACCACCGGCGAGGAGGCCCTGGCATCCCGCATTGCCCCTGAAATCCTCCGTTTTCACGTCCTGGCGGAAAGCGACAGCGCCAGAGACCAGAATCTGAAGCTGGGTGTAAAGGGACTGGTCCTGGACTACATCCGTAGCCAGGTACCCGAGGACACGGACAAAGAACAGCTTGAACAGTGGATAGAGGGCAACAAAACCAGCATCGAGGCCATGGCCCAGGACTGGCTGGCAGACCAGGGGGCGTCCTATCCCGTAAAACTGGAATTAACAAGGGATTACTTTCCCACCAAGTCTTACGGGGACATGGTATTTCCCTGCGGAACCTATGACGCGGTCCGCATCACCATCGGAAGCGGAAAAGGCCGCAACTGGTGGTGCGTGCTCTATCCCTCCCTCTGCTACACCGATGCCATCCACGCAGTGGTGCCGGATTCCTCCAGAAAAACCCTGTCATCTCTTTTGGCGGAAGATGACTATGACGCTCTGTTATCCCCCCTGGGCAGGACAAAACAGCCGCAGCAAAAGCCGGAGGTTCACGTACGGTTCCGGCTCATGGATTTATTTCAAAAAAAGGGCTGA
- a CDS encoding D-alanine--D-alanine ligase family protein, which translates to MGKLQAAVIFGGQSSEHIVSCMSAVNVIEHIDRTRYDVLLVGITEDGHWIKANSPEDVKNGTWRDGTVSALLLPDATKKCILLMDGNSVREVRVDVVFPVLHGLYGEDGTIQGLLELAKIPYVGCGVLSSAVSMDKLYTKIIVDDLGVRQAAYEAVYREQLAHMESVVERVEKHFSYPVFIKPSNAGSSRGVTKADDRQALEAGLLEAARHDRKILVEETITGREIECAVFGGGLKEVVASGVGEILAAAEFYDFEAKYYNEESRTVTDPELPAGAAERVRQSAVDIFRAVDGYGLARVDFFVKDDGEVVFNEINTMPGFTAISMYPMLWEARGITKDQLVDMLMTHGMERYT; encoded by the coding sequence ATGGGTAAACTTCAGGCTGCAGTCATATTTGGCGGCCAGTCATCAGAACATATTGTGTCCTGTATGTCGGCTGTCAATGTCATTGAGCATATAGACAGGACGCGATACGATGTATTACTTGTAGGAATTACAGAAGACGGACACTGGATTAAGGCAAATTCGCCGGAAGATGTAAAAAACGGTACCTGGAGGGACGGAACTGTATCAGCCCTCCTGCTGCCGGACGCGACGAAGAAGTGCATCCTCCTCATGGACGGAAATTCGGTCCGCGAGGTCAGGGTGGATGTGGTGTTCCCGGTCCTTCACGGGCTCTACGGGGAGGACGGTACCATCCAAGGGCTTTTGGAACTGGCTAAGATACCTTATGTGGGCTGCGGGGTCCTTTCCTCCGCGGTGTCTATGGATAAACTGTACACCAAGATTATCGTGGATGACCTGGGAGTGCGCCAGGCAGCATACGAGGCAGTGTACAGGGAACAGCTTGCGCATATGGAATCGGTGGTGGAACGGGTGGAGAAGCATTTTTCCTATCCCGTATTTATTAAACCGTCCAATGCAGGCTCCTCCAGGGGCGTGACAAAGGCGGATGACCGCCAGGCCCTGGAAGCAGGACTTTTAGAGGCGGCCCGGCATGACCGTAAGATATTGGTAGAGGAAACCATCACGGGCAGAGAGATTGAGTGCGCCGTATTCGGAGGCGGACTTAAGGAGGTAGTAGCATCCGGCGTAGGAGAGATACTGGCCGCCGCAGAGTTCTACGACTTTGAGGCCAAGTATTACAACGAAGAATCCAGGACAGTGACGGATCCGGAACTGCCGGCAGGAGCGGCAGAGAGGGTGCGCCAGTCCGCTGTGGACATATTCCGTGCAGTGGACGGCTATGGACTGGCCAGAGTGGATTTCTTTGTAAAGGATGACGGAGAAGTGGTATTTAATGAGATTAATACCATGCCCGGTTTTACCGCCATCAGTATGTACCCCATGCTGTGGGAAGCCAGAGGGATTACAAAGGACCAGCTGGTGGATATGCTGATGACCCATGGGATGGAACGATACACATAA
- a CDS encoding DUF1934 domain-containing protein, whose protein sequence is MTKDVLITISGIQMIDEEDSDVEMIVRGDYYQKNGKHYILYEEMMEGFTGKVKNVIKISPSGMDIIKKGIANTHMQFEKNKKNLSCYTTPLGDMVVGIQASRIKINEEPDSLLVNVDYSLDINYEHLSDCSIRLDVQSCPQ, encoded by the coding sequence ATGACAAAAGACGTGCTGATTACAATCAGTGGCATCCAGATGATAGACGAAGAGGACTCCGATGTGGAGATGATAGTAAGGGGAGATTATTATCAGAAGAATGGAAAGCATTACATCCTCTACGAAGAGATGATGGAAGGCTTTACAGGTAAAGTCAAGAACGTAATCAAAATATCCCCTTCCGGAATGGACATAATTAAAAAGGGAATCGCCAACACCCACATGCAGTTTGAGAAGAACAAGAAGAATCTTTCATGCTACACCACTCCCCTGGGCGATATGGTGGTAGGCATACAGGCCAGCCGGATTAAAATAAATGAAGAACCGGACAGTCTTTTGGTGAATGTGGATTATTCCCTGGATATCAATTATGAACATCTGTCTGATTGCAGCATCCGCCTGGATGTCCAGTCCTGTCCGCAGTGA